Proteins from one Gossypium raimondii isolate GPD5lz chromosome 8, ASM2569854v1, whole genome shotgun sequence genomic window:
- the LOC105789955 gene encoding subtilisin-like protease SBT4.4, with product MAMSSFLLFVDITVILMLCISLCHGAVEDDRKVYIAYLGAAPDREDIATSQHSAMLQSLSTLSSVENYLIKSYKRSFNGFAAKLTNEEAKKLASFKEVVSVFPSKVYHLQTTRSWDFLGLNQTVKRNATAESNVIVGVLDSGIWPELDSFSDEGFGPPPKKWKGACKGGQNFTCNNKLIGARAYHSDSARDMDGHGTHTASTAAGNNVVNASFYGLAEGIARGGVPSARIAAYKVCDDKECTSEDILAGFDDAIADGVDLISVSLGLDIPVYFYQDSVAIGAFHAAEKGVLVMQSAGNSGTTGFQFVSSVAPWILSVAASTTDRLFVDKVVLGNGWKTLTGLSVNSFSLNRTKVPLVYGLQATSYCNEADARACHGHCLNKTLVKNKIVLCDEMDGVDAAYDAGALGVITKYDLDDVSFVVPLPAITLSSKDYDLVISYFNSTKEPKAEIFRSETIKDKFAPKVASFSSRGPNAFVPDILKPDISAPGVDILAAYSPVASPSTTTTDTRRVKYNIISGTSMSCPHVAGVAAYVKTFHPHWSPSAIKSALMTTAFPMDAPRNQGAEFAYGSGHINPVKAIDPGLVYDTVEGDNIRFLCSIGYDEGSIKIIAGNNTSCPKNSTKMLPRDFNYPTLTALVPAGKPFKVTFHRTVTNVGAARSAYNATIAALSELEIKVVPQVLSFKSLTEKMSYKVTVSGKALGGRSMVSATLIWSDDTHDVRNPVVIHTYEAISGSGAV from the exons atggcaatGTCAAGTTTCTTACTGTTTGTTGACATTACTGTGATTCTCATGCTTTGTATAAGCCTTTGCCATGGTGCTGTAGAGGATGACAGGAAA GTTTACATTGCATACTTGGGAGCTGCTCCTGATAGAGAGGACATTGCTACATCTCAACATTCCGCTATGCTTCAATCACTTTCTACACTCAG CTCTGTGGAAAATTacttaatcaaaagttataaaagGAGCTTCAATGGATTTGCTGCTAAGTTAACTAATGAAGAGGCAAAGAAACTTGCAA GCTTTAAAGAGGTTGTTTCGGTTTTTCCAAGTAAAGTTTATCACCTTCAAACGACAAGATCATGGGATTTCTTGGGGCTCAATCAAACTGTTAAACGCAATGCTACCGCCGAGAGTAATGTCATTGTTGGTGTCCTTGATAGTGGAATATGGCCCGAATTGGATAGCTTCAGTGATGAAGGCTTCGGTCCACCACCCAAAAAGTGGAAGGGAGCTTGTAAGGGTGGCCAAAACTTCACTTGTAACAA TAAGCTTATTGGAGCTCGAGCTTACCACTCAGACTCCGCTAGGGACATGGATGGTCACGGAACTCATACGGCATCCACAGCAGCCGGAAACAATGTAGTGAATGCTAGTTTCTATGGACTTGCTGAAGGCATTGCAAGAGGAGGGGTTCCATCAGCAAGGATTGCTGCATATAAAGTATGTGATGATAAAGAGTGTACTTCAGAAGATATCTTGGCAGGTTTTGATGATGCCATTGCCGATGGAGTTGATCTTATATCAGTTTCATTAGGATTAGATATTCCAGTTTACTTTTACCAGGACTCTGTAGCCATTGGTGCTTTCCATGCAGCCGAGAAAGGTGTACTTGTTATGCAATCTGCAGGCAATAGTGGTACAACAGGGTTTCAATTCGTGTCAAGTGTAGCACCGTGGATACTTAGTGTTGCTGCAAGCACAACGGATCGCCTTTTTGTTGACAAGGTCGTTCTTGGGAATGGGTGGAAGACATTAACT GGACTTTCAGTTAATTCTTTTAGTCTTAATAGAACAAAGGTTCCATTGGTTTATGGGCTGCAAGCAACATCCTATTGCAATGAGGCTGATGCTCG CGCATGTCACGGCCATTGCCTGAATAAAACTTTGGTTAAGAACAAGATCGTTCTATGCGATGAGATGGACGGTGTAGATGCAGCTTACGATGCTGGTGCATTAGGAGTAATTACGAAATATGATTTGGACGATGTTTCATTTGTTGTCCCATTGCCTGCTATAACTTTAAGCTCCAAGGACTATGACTTGGTCATATCCTACTTCAATTCCACCAA AGAACCTAAAGCAGAAATATTTAGAAGTGAAacaattaaagataaatttgcTCCTAAAGTTGCTTCATTCTCTTCAAGGGGTCCGAATGCATTTGTACCAGACATTCTAAAG CCTGATATAAGTGCACCAGGAGTGGATATATTGGCTGCATATTCACCGGTTGCTTCACCATCGACGACTACAACAGATACAAGGCGAGTTAAATACAACATAATATCAGGAACCTCAATGTCTTGTCCTCATGTTGCTGGTGTAGCTGCATACGTTAAGACATTTCACCCTCACTGGTCTCCCTCAGCCATTAAATCTGCTCTTATGACTACTG CTTTTCCGATGGATGCACCGAGGAATCAAGGTGCTGAATTTGCTTATGGATCAGGACATATCAACCCTGTAAAAGCCATTGACCCTGGACTTGTATACGACACCGTAGAAGGTGACAACATAAGATTCCTATGCAGTATTGGATATGATGAAGGTTCCATCAAAATAATAGCAGGAAACAACACCTCTTGTCCTAAGAACTCTACTAAAATGTTGCCAAGAGATTTCAATTATCCTACACTCACTGCTTTAGTTCCAGCAGGCAAGCCATTCAAAGTCACTTTCCATAGAACAGTAACAAATGTTGGTGCAGCAAGATCTGCTTACAATGCAACAATCGCTGCCCTGTCGGAACTCGAAATCAAAGTGGTTCCTCAAGTCTTGTCTTTCAAGTCTCTAACAGAGAAGATGTCTTACAAAGTTACTGTTTCTGGAAAAGCTTTGGGTGGAAGATCAATGGTGTCTGCAACATTGATATGGTCAGATGATACTCATGATGTTAGAAATCCAGTTGTTATTCACACATATGAAGCTATCTCTGGGTCTGGGGCTGTTTGA
- the LOC105793038 gene encoding subtilisin-like protease SBT4.4: MMQVYIAYLGPLPDGDYIASSHHSNMLQALSKHSSVENYLIKSYKRSFNGFAAKLTNEEAKKLASFKEVVSVFPSKVYHLQTTRSWDFLGLNQTVKRNATAESNVIVGVLDTGIWPESDSFSDEGFGPPPKKWKGACKGGQNFTCNNKLIGARAYHSDSARDTEGHGTHTASTAAGNNVVNASFYGLAEGIARGGVPSARIAAYKVCSGILCLSEDILAGFDDAIADGVDLISVSLGLEIPVDLYEDPVAIGAFHAAEKGVLVLQSAGNSGTTGFQSVSSVAPWILSVAASTTDRLFVDKVVLGNGWKTLTGFSVNSFSLNRTKVPLVYGLQITSSCDEAHARACYSYCLNKTLVKNKIVLCDVMNGVNAAYDAGALGLITKYQVENVSFVVPLSAITLSSKDYDLVISYHNSTKEPKAEILRSETIKDKFAPIVASFSSRGPNAFVPDILKPDISAPGVDILAAYSPVASPSTTTTDPRRVKYNIISGTSMSCPHVAGVAAYVKTFHPHWSPSAVKSALMTTAFPMDAPRTQGAEFAYGSGHINPVKAIDPGLVYDTVEGDNIRFLCSIGYDEGSIKIIAGNNTSCPKNSTKMLPRDFNYPTLTALVPAGKPFKVTFHRTVTNVGVARCTYNATIATLSELEIKVVPQVLSFKSLTEKKSYNVTVSGKALDKRSMVSATLIWLDDTHDVRNPIVIHTYEGVSRAV; encoded by the exons ATGATGCAGGTTTACATTGCATACTTGGGACCACTTCCTGATGGAGACTACATTGCTTCATCTCACCATTCCAATATGCTTCAAGCACTTTCTAAACACAG CTCTGTGGAAAATTacttaatcaaaagttataaaagGAGCTTCAATGGATTTGCTGCTAAGTTAACTAATGAAGAGGCAAAGAAACTTGCAA GCTTTAAAGAGGTTGTTTCGGTTTTTCCAAGTAAAGTTTATCACCTTCAAACGACAAGATCATGGGATTTCTTGGGGCTCAATCAAACTGTTAAACGAAATGCTACCGCTGAGAGTAACGTCATTGTTGGTGTCCTTGATACTGGAATATGGCCCGAATCAGATAGTTTCAGTGATGAAGGATTCGGTCCACCACCCAAAAAGTGGAAGGGAGCTTGTAAGGGTGGCCAAAACTTCACTTGTAACAA TAAGCTTATTGGAGCTCGAGCTTACCACTCAGATTCCGCTAGGGACACGGAGGGTCACGGAACTCATACGGCATCCACAGCAGCCGGAAACAATGTAGTGAATGCTAGTTTCTATGGACTTGCTGAAGGCATTGCAAGAGGAGGGGTTCCATCAGCAAGGATTGCTGCATATAAAGTATGCAGTGGTATATTGTGTCTTTCAGAAGACATCTTGGCAGGTTTTGATGATGCCATTGCCGATGGAGTTGATCTTATATCAGTTTCATTAGGATTAGAAATTCCAGTTGACCTTTACGAGGACCCTGTAGCCATTGGTGCTTTCCATGCAGCCGAGAAAGGTGTACTTGTTTTGCAATCTGCAGGCAATAGTGGTACAACAGGGTTTCAATCAGTATCAAGTGTAGCACCGTGGATACTTAGCGTTGCTGCAAGCACAACGGATCGCCTTTTTGTTGACAAGGTCGTTCTTGGGAATGGGTGGAAGACATTAACT GGATTTTCAGTTAATTCTTTTAGTCTTAATAGAACAAAGGTTCCATTGGTTTATGGGCTGCAAATAACATCCTCTTGCGATGAGGCCCATGCTCG GGCGTGTTACAGCTATTGCCTGAATAAAACTTTGGTAAAGAACAAGATCGTTCTATGCGATGTGATGAACGGTGTAAATGCAGCTTACGATGCTGGTGCATTAggattaattacaaaatatcaaGTAGAGAATGTTTCGTTTGTTGTCCCATTGTCTGCTATAACTTTAAGCTCCAAGGACTATGACTTGGTCATATCCTACCACAATTCCACCAA AGAACCTAAAGCAGAAATATTAAGAAGTGAAacaattaaagataaatttgcTCCTATAGTTGCTTCATTCTCTTCAAGGGGTCCGAATGCATTTGTACCAGACATTCTAAAG CCTGATATAAGTGCACCAGGAGTGGATATATTGGCTGCATATTCACCGGTTGCTTCACCATCGACGACTACAACAGATCCAAGGCGAGTTAAATACAACATAATATCAGGAACCTCAATGTCTTGTCCTCATGTTGCTGGTGTAGCTGCATACGTTAAGACATTTCACCCTCATTGGTCTCCCTCAGCCGTTAAATCTGCTCTTATGACTACTG CTTTTCCGATGGATGCACCGAGGACTCAAGGTGCTGAATTTGCTTATGGATCAGGACATATCAACCCTGTAAAAGCCATTGACCCTGGACTTGTATACGACACCGTAGAAGGTGACAACATAAGATTCCTATGCAGTATTGGATATGATGAAGGTTCCATCAAAATAATAGCTGGAAACAACACCTCTTGTCCTAAGAACTCTACTAAAATGTTGCCAAGGGATTTCAATTATCCTACACTCACTGCTTTAGTTCCAGCAGGCAAACCATTCAAAGTCACTTTCCATAGAACAGTAACAAATGTTGGTGTAGCAAGATGTACTTACAATGCAACAATAGCTACCCTGTCGGAACTCGAAATCAAAGTGGTTCCTCAAGTCTTGTCTTTCAAGTCTCTAACAGAGAAGAAGTCTTACAATGTTACTGTTTCAGGAAAAGCTTTGGACAAACGATCAATGGTGTCTGCAACATTGATATGGTTAGATGATACTCATGATGTTAGAAATCCAATTGTTATTCACACATATGAAGGTGTCTCTAGGGCTGTTTGA
- the LOC105789953 gene encoding subtilisin-like protease SBT4.3, with protein sequence MISVLRILPNKLKKKMTKSSFLVFLDIFVNLMVCISLCSGAVREDRKVYIAYLGSLPDGDYIASSHHCNMLSALSKHSSVENHLIRSYKRSFNGFAAKLTNEEAKKLSSFKGVVSVFPSKVYHLHTTRSWDFLGLNQTVKRNATESDVIVGVFDTGIWPESDSFSDEGFGPPPQKWKGACKGGQNFTCNNKLIGARVYITDSARDTEGHGSHTASTAAGNNVVNASFYGFAEGTARGGVPSARIAAYKVCNGICTSEDILAAFDDAIADGVDLITASLGSFFVFEFYSDAVAIGAFHAAEKGVLVVQSAGNSGLAGFQSVASVAPWILSVAASTMDRHFVNKVVLGNGKTLTGLSINTFSLNRAMVPLVYGMQASSDCDEFSARLCFPNCLNKTLVKNKIILCDDMQGVDEAYNAGALGLITKYGFDDVAYVVPMPAITLSSKDYDSVTSYLNSTKQPKAEILISETITDKSAPIVASFSSKGPNFIVPDILKPDISAPGVDILAAYSPVASPSITTTDTRRVKYNIISGTSMSCPHVAGVAAYVKTFHPHWSPSAIKSALMTTAFPMDAPRNQGAEFAYGSGHINPVKAIDPGLVYDNVKGDNIRFLCSIGYDEGSIKNIEGNNTSCPKNSTKMLPRDFNYPTLTALVPAGKPFTVNFHRTVTNVGIARSTYNATISILSEPEIQVVPQVLSFKALTEQKSYNVIVSGKGLGETSMVSATLIWSDGTHNVRSSIVIHTYEGVRGAV encoded by the exons ATGATTTCTGTTTTACGCATACTAccaaacaaattgaaaaaaaaaatgacaaaatcaaGTTTCTTGGTGTTTCTCGACATTTTTGTGAATCTCATGGTTTGTATAAGCCTTTGCTCTGGTGCTGTACGGGAGGATAGAAAG GTTTACATTGCATACTTGGGATCACTTCCTGATGGAGACTACATTGCTTCATCTCACCATTGCAATATGCTTTCAGCACTTTCTAAACACAG CTCTGTGGAAAATCACTTAATCCGAAGTTACAAAAGGAGCTTCAATGGATTTGCAGCTAAGCTAACTAATGAAGAGGCAAAGAAACTTTCAA GCTTTAAAGGAGTGGTTTCGGTTTTTCCAAGTAAAGTTTACCACCTGCATACAACAAGATCATGGGATTTCTTGGGACTCAATCAAACTGTTAAACGTAATGCCACAGAGAGCGATGTCATTGTCGGTGTCTTTGATACCGGAATCTGGCCGGAGTCGGACAGCTTCAGCGACGAAGGCTTTGGTCCACCACCCCAAAAGTGGAAGGGAGCTTGTAAGGGTGGCCAAAACTTCACTTGTAACAA TAAGCTTATCGGAGCTCGAGTTTACATCACGGATTCTGCCAGGGATACAGAGGGTCATGGATCGCATACAGCATCCACAGCAGCCGGGAACAACGTAGTGAATGCTAGTTTCTATGGATTTGCTGAAGGAACTGCAAGAGGAGGGGTTCCATCAGCAAGGATTGCCGCATATAAAGTATGCAATGGTATATGTACTTCAGAAGACATCTTGGCAGCTTTTGACGATGCCATTGCTGATGGAGTTGATCTTATAACAGCTTCATTAGGATCATTCTTTGTGTTTGAATTCTACAGTGACGCTGTAGCTATTGGTGCTTTCCATGCTGCCGAGAAAGGTGTACTTGTTGTACAATCTGCAGGAAATAGTGGTCTAGCAGGGTTTCAATCGGTGGCAAGTGTAGCACCATGGATACTTAGCGTTGCCGCAAGCACAATGGATCGCCATTTTGTCAACAAGGTAGTTCTTGGGAATGGGAAGACACTAACT GGGCTTTCAATAAACACTTTTAGTCTTAATAGAGCAATGGTTCCATTGGTTTATGGGATGCAAGCATCATCAGATTGCGATGAGTTCAGTGCTCG GTTGTGTTTCCCTAATTGCCTGAATAAAACTTTGGTAAAGAACAAGATCATTCTATGCGATGACATGCAGGGTGTAGACGAAGCTTACAATGCTGGTGCATTGGGATTAATTACGAAATATGGATTCGACGATGTTGCATATGTTGTCCCAATGCCTGCTATAACTTTAAGCTCCAAGGACTATGATTCGGTCACATCCTACCTGAATTCCACCAA ACAACCTAAAGCAGAAATATTAATAAGTGAGACAATTACAGATAAATCTGCTCCTATAGTTGCTTCATTCTCTTCAAAGGGTCCTAATTTCATTGTACCAGACATTCTAAAG CCTGATATAAGTGCACCAGGAGTGGATATATTGGCTGCATATTCACCGGTAGCTTCACCATCGATAACCACAACAGATACAAGGCGAGTTAAATACAACATAATATCAGGAACCTCAATGTCTTGTCCTCATGTTGCTGGTGTAGCCGCATACGTTAAGACTTTTCACCCTCATTGGTCTCCCTCAGCCATTAAATCTGCTCTTATGACTACCG CTTTTCCGATGGATGCACCGAGGAATCAAGGAGCTGAATTTGCTTATGGATCAGGACATATCAACCCTGTAAAAGCCATTGATCCTGGACTTGTATACGATAACGTAAAAGGTGACAACATAAGATTCTTATGCAGTATCGGATATGATGAAGGTTCCATCAAAAATATAGAAGGAAACAACACCTCTTGTCCTAAAAACAGTACTAAAATGCTGCCAAGAGATTTCAATTATCCTACACTCACTGCTTTAGTACCAGCAGGCAAGCCATTCACTGTTAATTTCCATAGAACAGTAACAAATGTTGGTATAGCAAGATCTACTTACAATGCAACAATCTCTATCCTGTCGGAACCCGAAATCCAAGTGGTTCCTCAAGTCTTGTCTTTCAAGGCTCTAACAGAACAGAAGTCTTACAATGTTATTGTTTCTGGCAAAGGTTTGGGTGAGACATCAATGGTATCTGCAACATTGATATGGTCAGATGGTACTCATAATGTTAGAAGTTCGATCGTTATTCACACATATGAAGGTGTCCGTGGGGCTGTTTGA